In one window of Nocardiopsis aegyptia DNA:
- a CDS encoding DUF1707 SHOCT-like domain-containing protein, with translation MAGPGPDHSYRLSDDERDEALARLRTALSEGRLDLDEHESRSDTVLHAVTNTELVPLFEDLPPRLRPDAITAPEGSAAPAVPGPRQEAAPAERRAGDRRPDRSGHGVNVGGLVAWGGFLFFVWGLPTLVSGNVTGFLVFLGFFCMLVVGPAVGQHVKHRRRPEQGGQGRRGEIEDG, from the coding sequence ATGGCAGGTCCCGGACCCGACCACTCGTACCGCCTCTCCGACGACGAGCGCGACGAAGCGCTCGCCCGGCTGCGCACGGCCCTGTCGGAGGGCCGCCTGGACCTCGACGAGCACGAGTCCCGGTCGGACACGGTGCTGCACGCGGTCACCAACACCGAACTCGTCCCGCTCTTCGAGGACCTTCCGCCGCGCCTGCGACCGGACGCGATCACCGCGCCCGAGGGCTCCGCGGCCCCGGCGGTCCCCGGACCGCGCCAGGAGGCGGCCCCGGCCGAGCGCCGCGCCGGGGACCGGCGGCCCGACCGGTCCGGACACGGCGTGAACGTGGGCGGACTGGTCGCCTGGGGCGGGTTCCTGTTCTTCGTGTGGGGCCTGCCGACGCTGGTCTCGGGCAACGTCACGGGCTTCCTGGTCTTCCTCGGCTTCTTCTGCATGCTCGTGGTCGGCCCCGCCGTGGGCCAGCACGTCAAGCACCGCCGTCGGCCGGAGCAGGGCGGCCAGGGTCGCCGCGGAGAGATCGAGGACGGCTGA
- the sucC gene encoding ADP-forming succinate--CoA ligase subunit beta yields the protein MDLFEYQAKQLFAEYGVPVPQGKVASTAAEARAIADEFAAAGKPRVVVKAQVKTGGRGKAGGVKVADGPEDAQAKAEQILGMDIKGHTVHRVLVEEASDIAEEYYFSFLLDRANRTFLSICSAEGGVEIEEVAVTNPDAVAKVAVDPLTGAPKDVAAEIVKAGKLPQAAAEGAAELITKLWDAFVGKDATLVEVNPLILTKDGRVVALDGKVTLDENAEFRQDLESLTFAEEGDPLEVQAKAKGLNYVKLDGEVGIIGNGAGLVMSTLDVVAYAGEEHGGVKPANFLDIGGGASAEVMANGLDIILGDPAVKSVFVNVFGGITACDAVANGIVQALELLESRGDDVSKPLVVRLDGNNAELGRRILTERAHPAVRQVDTMDGAAAQAAELAAK from the coding sequence GTGGACCTGTTCGAATACCAGGCGAAGCAACTCTTCGCAGAGTACGGGGTTCCCGTACCCCAGGGAAAGGTGGCGAGCACGGCCGCTGAGGCACGTGCCATCGCTGATGAGTTCGCCGCCGCCGGAAAGCCCCGAGTCGTCGTCAAGGCGCAGGTCAAGACGGGCGGTCGCGGTAAGGCCGGCGGTGTGAAGGTGGCCGACGGCCCCGAGGACGCTCAGGCCAAGGCCGAGCAGATCCTCGGTATGGACATCAAGGGCCACACGGTCCACCGTGTCCTGGTCGAGGAGGCCTCCGACATCGCGGAGGAGTACTACTTCTCCTTCCTGCTGGACCGGGCCAACCGCACCTTCCTGTCGATCTGCTCCGCCGAGGGCGGTGTCGAGATCGAGGAGGTCGCGGTCACCAACCCCGACGCGGTCGCCAAGGTCGCCGTCGACCCGCTGACCGGCGCCCCCAAGGACGTCGCCGCGGAGATCGTCAAGGCCGGCAAGCTGCCGCAGGCCGCCGCCGAGGGCGCGGCCGAGCTCATCACGAAGCTGTGGGACGCCTTCGTCGGCAAGGACGCCACGCTCGTCGAGGTCAACCCCCTCATCCTCACCAAGGACGGCCGCGTCGTCGCGCTCGACGGCAAGGTCACGCTGGACGAGAACGCCGAGTTCCGCCAGGACCTGGAAAGCCTCACCTTCGCGGAGGAGGGCGACCCGCTGGAGGTTCAGGCCAAGGCCAAGGGTCTGAACTACGTGAAGCTCGACGGTGAGGTCGGGATCATCGGCAACGGCGCGGGTCTGGTCATGTCCACGCTGGACGTGGTCGCCTACGCCGGTGAGGAGCACGGCGGGGTCAAGCCCGCCAACTTCCTGGACATCGGCGGTGGCGCCTCGGCCGAGGTCATGGCCAATGGCCTGGACATCATCCTGGGCGACCCGGCGGTCAAGAGCGTGTTCGTGAACGTGTTCGGCGGCATCACGGCCTGTGACGCGGTCGCGAACGGGATCGTGCAGGCGCTGGAGCTGCTGGAGTCGCGCGGCGACGACGTCTCCAAGCCGCTGGTGGTGCGTCTGGACGGCAACAACGCCGAGCTGGGCCGCCGGATCCTGACCGAGCGCGCGCACCCCGCGGTGCGCCAGGTCGACACGATGGACGGCGCCGCCGCACAGGCCGCCGAGCTCGCGGCGAAGTAG
- the sucD gene encoding succinate--CoA ligase subunit alpha: MAIFLNKDSKVLVQGMTGSEGTKHTRRMLASGTSIVGGVNPRKAGQKVDFDGTEVPVFGSVSEGMAATGADVTVIFVPPKFCKDAVFEAIDAGIGLAVVITEGIPVHDTAAFWAHAKAKGNKTRIIGPNCPGLISPGQSNAGIIPADITKPGRIGLVSKSGTLTYQMMYELRDIGFSSAVGIGGDPIIGTTHIDALAAFEADPDTDVIVMIGEIGGDAEERAAEYVKANVTKPVVGYVAGFTAPEGKTMGHAGAIVSGSSGTAAAKKEALEAAGVKVGKTPSETAKLVRDLF, encoded by the coding sequence ATGGCTATCTTCCTGAACAAGGACAGCAAGGTGCTGGTCCAGGGCATGACCGGCTCTGAGGGCACCAAGCACACCCGCCGCATGCTCGCCTCGGGCACCAGCATCGTGGGCGGGGTCAACCCGCGCAAGGCCGGCCAGAAGGTCGACTTCGACGGTACCGAGGTGCCGGTCTTCGGATCGGTGTCCGAGGGCATGGCGGCCACGGGCGCGGACGTCACGGTCATCTTCGTGCCGCCGAAGTTCTGCAAGGACGCGGTGTTCGAGGCGATCGACGCCGGGATCGGCCTGGCGGTGGTGATCACCGAGGGCATTCCGGTGCACGACACCGCGGCGTTCTGGGCGCACGCCAAGGCCAAGGGCAACAAGACGCGGATCATCGGTCCGAACTGCCCGGGTCTGATCTCGCCGGGGCAGTCGAACGCGGGCATCATTCCGGCCGATATCACCAAGCCGGGGCGGATCGGTCTGGTGTCGAAGTCGGGCACGCTGACGTACCAGATGATGTACGAGCTGCGCGACATCGGCTTCTCCTCGGCGGTGGGTATCGGTGGTGACCCGATCATCGGGACCACGCACATCGACGCGCTGGCGGCGTTCGAGGCCGACCCCGACACCGATGTGATCGTGATGATCGGTGAGATCGGCGGTGACGCGGAGGAGCGTGCGGCCGAGTACGTGAAGGCGAACGTGACCAAGCCGGTGGTGGGTTACGTGGCGGGGTTCACGGCGCCTGAGGGCAAGACGATGGGTCACGCGGGCGCGATCGTGTCGGGTTCCTCGGGTACGGCCGCGGCGAAGAAGGAGGCCCTGGAGGCCGCCGGAGTCAAGGTCGGCAAGACCCCGAGTGAGACGGCCAAGCTGGTGCGCGACCTCTTCTAG
- the lon gene encoding endopeptidase La, translated as MSETSASVTFPVLPLDDDVVLPGMVVPVDMSNSDVRAAVEAAQAVASSGDSAKGPEVLIVPRLDGSYAAVGTVGVVEQVGRTPDGKPAAVLRGTARARVGSGTTGPGAALWVLATVHSEPKDHPGRVQEAAREYKALLTTYLHKRGAWQVLDGVQQVSDPGLLADRGGYSPFLTAERKLELLETYDVLERLRLLGEWTREHLAELDVAETIDRDVEEGVEKQQREFLLRRQMEAIRKELDELDGRSSSEEEDYRVRVEGADLPEHVRKAALAEVDKLERAGDSSPESGWIRTWLDTVLDMPWNERTEDAYDIAGAREVLDADHTGLDDVKERITEYLAVRKRRADQGLGVIGGRRSGAVLALVGPPGVGKTSLGESVARAMGRGFTRVALGGVRDEAEIRGHRRTYVGALPGRIVRAIKESGSMNPVVLLDEIDKVGSDFRGDPTAALLEVLDPAQNHTFRDHYLEVDLDLSDVVFLATANALDTIPGPLLDRMELVELDGYTEDEKVAIARDHLLRRQVERAGLVTSEGEPEVEVTDEALRTLAAEYTREAGVRGLERTIARILRKIASAAALGEATPPVRVDTGDLSGYLGRPRHTPETASRTSVPGVATGLAVTGAGGDVLFVEASLADPESGASGLTITGQLGDVMRESAQIALSYLRARGAELELPVGDLKERGVHLHVPAGAVPKDGPSAGITMTTALASLLSGRAARADVAMTGEVSLTGRVLPIGGVKQKLLAAHRAGVTTVLIPERNEPDLDDVPEEVLGQLTVHPVSDVRQVLELALESPRHVPGGVSTAA; from the coding sequence ATGAGTGAGACTTCCGCCAGCGTGACCTTCCCGGTGCTGCCCCTCGACGACGACGTCGTCCTCCCGGGCATGGTCGTGCCGGTCGACATGTCCAACTCCGACGTTCGCGCAGCCGTGGAGGCCGCCCAGGCGGTCGCGAGCTCCGGCGACTCCGCCAAGGGCCCCGAGGTCCTGATCGTGCCGCGCCTCGACGGCTCCTACGCCGCCGTGGGCACGGTCGGCGTGGTCGAGCAGGTGGGCCGCACACCCGACGGCAAGCCCGCCGCCGTGCTGCGCGGCACCGCGCGCGCCCGCGTCGGCAGCGGCACCACCGGACCCGGCGCCGCCCTGTGGGTCCTTGCCACCGTCCACAGCGAGCCCAAGGACCACCCGGGCCGCGTCCAGGAGGCGGCCCGCGAGTACAAGGCACTGCTCACCACCTACCTGCACAAGCGCGGCGCCTGGCAGGTGCTGGACGGCGTCCAGCAGGTCAGTGACCCGGGCCTGCTAGCCGACCGGGGCGGCTACTCGCCCTTCCTGACCGCCGAGCGCAAGCTCGAACTCCTGGAGACCTACGACGTCCTGGAGCGCCTGCGCCTGCTCGGCGAGTGGACCCGGGAGCACCTGGCCGAACTCGACGTCGCCGAGACCATCGACCGCGACGTCGAGGAGGGCGTCGAGAAGCAGCAGCGCGAGTTCCTGCTGCGGCGGCAGATGGAGGCCATCCGCAAGGAGCTCGACGAACTCGACGGCCGCTCCTCCAGCGAGGAGGAGGACTACCGCGTGCGGGTGGAGGGCGCCGACCTGCCCGAGCACGTCCGCAAGGCGGCGCTGGCCGAGGTGGACAAGCTGGAGCGGGCCGGGGACTCCTCGCCCGAGTCCGGGTGGATCCGCACCTGGCTGGACACCGTTCTGGACATGCCCTGGAACGAGCGCACCGAGGACGCCTACGACATCGCCGGTGCCCGGGAGGTCCTGGACGCCGACCACACCGGGCTGGACGACGTCAAGGAGCGGATCACGGAGTACCTGGCGGTCCGCAAGCGGCGCGCCGACCAGGGGCTGGGCGTGATCGGCGGGCGCCGCAGCGGTGCGGTGCTCGCCCTGGTCGGACCGCCCGGGGTCGGCAAGACCTCGCTGGGGGAGTCGGTGGCCCGCGCCATGGGCCGCGGCTTCACCCGGGTCGCGCTCGGCGGCGTCCGCGACGAGGCGGAGATCCGCGGCCACCGGCGCACCTACGTGGGCGCCCTGCCCGGCCGTATCGTCCGGGCGATCAAGGAGTCGGGCTCGATGAACCCGGTCGTCCTCCTCGACGAGATCGACAAGGTGGGCTCCGACTTCCGGGGCGACCCGACGGCGGCGCTGCTGGAGGTGCTCGACCCCGCCCAGAACCACACGTTCCGCGACCACTACCTGGAGGTCGACCTCGACCTGTCCGACGTGGTGTTCCTGGCCACGGCCAACGCCCTGGACACGATCCCCGGGCCGCTGCTGGACCGGATGGAACTGGTGGAGCTGGACGGCTACACCGAGGACGAGAAGGTCGCGATCGCCCGTGACCACCTCCTGCGCAGGCAGGTCGAGCGGGCCGGGCTGGTCACGTCCGAGGGCGAGCCGGAGGTGGAGGTCACCGACGAGGCCCTGCGCACGCTCGCCGCGGAGTACACGCGCGAGGCCGGGGTGCGCGGCCTGGAACGGACGATCGCCCGCATCCTGCGCAAGATCGCCTCGGCCGCGGCCCTGGGCGAGGCGACGCCGCCGGTGCGGGTGGACACCGGTGACCTGAGCGGCTACCTGGGGCGGCCCCGGCACACGCCGGAGACGGCGAGCCGGACGTCGGTGCCGGGTGTGGCGACCGGGCTGGCGGTGACCGGGGCCGGCGGCGACGTGCTGTTCGTCGAGGCGTCGCTGGCCGACCCGGAGTCGGGGGCGAGCGGGCTGACGATCACCGGCCAGCTCGGCGACGTCATGCGCGAGTCGGCGCAGATCGCCCTGTCCTACCTGCGGGCCCGGGGCGCCGAACTGGAGCTGCCGGTCGGCGACCTGAAGGAGCGCGGCGTCCACCTGCACGTTCCGGCGGGCGCGGTGCCCAAGGACGGTCCGAGCGCGGGCATCACGATGACGACGGCGCTGGCGTCGCTGCTGTCGGGCCGGGCGGCCCGAGCGGACGTGGCGATGACGGGGGAGGTGTCCCTGACCGGCCGGGTCCTGCCGATCGGCGGCGTGAAGCAGAAGCTGCTGGCGGCGCACCGGGCGGGGGTCACCACGGTGCTCATCCCGGAGCGCAACGAGCCGGACCTGGACGACGTGCCCGAGGAGGTCCTGGGGCAGTTGACGGTGCACCCGGTGAGCGACGTCCGCCAGGTGCTGGAGCTGGCGCTGGAGTCGCCGCGGCACGTGCCCGGCGGGGTCTCCACCGCGGCCTGA
- a CDS encoding DNA-3-methyladenine glycosylase 2 family protein, with protein sequence MDDDQRYRAVHSRDARFDGVFYTAVRTTGIYCRPSCPAVTPKRENTRFYPSAAAAQEAGFRACKRCRPDLTPGSPQWNMRADVVGRAMRLIQDGAVDRGGVSGLASAVGYSERQLNRLLAAEVGAGPLALARTERAQTARILVETTDMPMTDVAFAAGFASVRQFNETMRAVFDRSPTQMREAGRRARFVAPTGAITLRLPYRAPIELGSMLAFLGARAVPGVEEFVEVGARDGSGGTGDGAAAPRARDGRPSQWVYRRTLPLPHGPGLVELSEGEGHVLCRLRLTEPRDLSSAVRRCRQLLDLDADPRAVREVLGADPLLGPMVRARPGMRSPGHVDPAELAVRAVLGQQVSVRAARTLAGRLVQRFGRPLPPCLEASGGGLTHLFPSAETLAEADPADLSIPVARGRALIGLAEAVAVGKVDLGPGCDREETERTLLGLRGIGPWTAGYIRMRGLGDPDVFLHGDLGVRLALEARGRPATPGAAARDALAWSPWRSYANHLLWASLADAQEERGGAVPTDRTAADHARSGT encoded by the coding sequence ATGGACGACGACCAGCGCTACCGCGCCGTACACAGCCGTGACGCCCGCTTCGACGGAGTGTTCTACACCGCTGTTCGGACCACGGGCATCTACTGCCGCCCGAGTTGCCCCGCGGTCACCCCCAAGCGGGAGAACACGCGGTTCTACCCGTCCGCCGCCGCGGCGCAGGAGGCGGGCTTCCGCGCCTGCAAGCGCTGCCGCCCCGACCTCACCCCCGGCTCACCGCAGTGGAACATGCGGGCCGACGTCGTCGGCCGGGCGATGCGGCTCATCCAGGACGGCGCGGTCGACCGGGGCGGCGTCAGCGGCCTGGCCTCTGCCGTCGGCTACAGCGAGCGCCAGCTCAACCGGCTGCTCGCGGCCGAGGTCGGCGCCGGCCCGCTGGCCCTGGCCCGCACCGAGCGCGCCCAGACGGCCAGGATCCTGGTGGAGACCACGGACATGCCGATGACGGACGTGGCCTTCGCGGCCGGCTTCGCCAGTGTGCGCCAGTTCAACGAGACCATGCGCGCGGTGTTCGACCGCTCGCCCACGCAGATGCGCGAGGCCGGCCGGCGCGCCAGGTTCGTGGCGCCGACCGGCGCGATCACGCTGCGCCTGCCCTACCGGGCGCCCATCGAACTCGGCTCGATGCTGGCCTTCCTGGGCGCGCGGGCCGTCCCCGGTGTCGAGGAGTTCGTCGAGGTCGGAGCCAGGGACGGGAGCGGAGGCACCGGCGACGGTGCGGCCGCACCACGGGCGCGGGACGGCCGCCCCTCCCAGTGGGTGTACCGGCGGACACTGCCGCTCCCGCACGGCCCGGGGCTGGTGGAACTGTCGGAGGGCGAGGGACACGTCCTGTGCCGCCTCCGCCTCACCGAGCCCCGCGACCTGTCCAGCGCCGTTCGCCGCTGCCGCCAACTCCTCGACCTCGACGCCGATCCCCGGGCCGTGCGGGAGGTGCTGGGCGCGGACCCGCTCCTGGGTCCCATGGTCCGGGCCCGACCGGGCATGCGTTCCCCGGGGCACGTCGACCCGGCGGAGCTGGCCGTGCGCGCGGTGCTCGGCCAGCAGGTGTCCGTGCGCGCCGCCCGTACGCTCGCGGGCCGCCTCGTCCAGCGCTTCGGCCGGCCGCTGCCCCCGTGCCTGGAGGCGTCCGGCGGCGGGCTGACGCACCTGTTCCCCTCCGCGGAGACACTGGCTGAGGCGGACCCCGCCGACCTGTCGATCCCGGTCGCCCGCGGGCGGGCCCTGATCGGCCTCGCGGAGGCGGTCGCCGTCGGGAAGGTGGACCTGGGCCCGGGCTGCGACCGGGAGGAGACCGAACGGACGCTCCTCGGGCTCCGGGGCATCGGCCCCTGGACGGCGGGCTACATCCGGATGCGGGGCCTCGGCGACCCTGACGTGTTCCTGCACGGGGACCTGGGCGTCCGGCTCGCGTTGGAGGCCCGGGGCCGCCCGGCCACGCCGGGGGCCGCGGCCCGGGACGCCCTCGCCTGGAGCCCGTGGCGCTCGTACGCCAACCACCTGCTGTGGGCCTCCCTGGCCGACGCCCAGGAGGAGCGCGGTGGGGCGGTCCCGACCGACCGCACCGCGGCCGACCACGCGCGCAGCGGCACATGA
- a CDS encoding methylated-DNA--[protein]-cysteine S-methyltransferase, whose product MSIEQDVLPLDMAIERPAPRRVGVEEFRTPLPGPTRYTVMDSPVGELTLFGDGEALGGVSTPAKDGAPRPVPEDWVSDPAPFREAVRQLNAYFAGELTTFDLPLAPAGTPWQLRVWAGLTTIPYGETSSYGQLAEELGRPTASRAVGMANGRNPISIIVPCHRVIGADGTLTGYAGGLERKKFFLALEARTAAAHR is encoded by the coding sequence ATGAGCATCGAGCAGGACGTACTCCCACTGGACATGGCGATCGAGCGCCCGGCTCCCAGGAGGGTCGGGGTGGAGGAGTTCCGCACCCCGCTCCCGGGCCCTACGCGCTACACCGTCATGGACTCCCCCGTCGGCGAGCTGACCCTCTTCGGCGACGGTGAGGCCCTCGGCGGCGTGAGCACTCCGGCCAAGGACGGCGCGCCCAGACCCGTCCCCGAGGACTGGGTGTCGGACCCCGCCCCCTTCCGGGAGGCGGTCCGTCAGCTGAACGCCTACTTCGCGGGTGAGCTGACCACGTTCGACCTGCCGCTGGCCCCGGCGGGCACCCCGTGGCAGCTGCGGGTGTGGGCCGGGCTGACGACGATCCCGTACGGGGAGACGTCCAGCTACGGGCAGCTCGCGGAGGAACTGGGCCGGCCGACGGCCTCGCGCGCGGTGGGCATGGCCAATGGCCGCAACCCGATCAGCATCATCGTGCCCTGCCACCGCGTGATCGGCGCGGACGGCACGCTGACGGGCTACGCGGGCGGGCTGGAGCGCAAGAAGTTCTTCCTCGCCCTGGAGGCCAGGACCGCCGCCGCGCACCGCTGA
- a CDS encoding cell division protein PerM — protein sequence MSTPGSPPDRGRAPERTRPTSDTAPGGSRPIYATGGIAAATAAGSGLAVIVTLTIIGWVAAPHDAFGEEIVDLLQGAVLAWLVGHHVSFAIPDGQIGLLPLGLVLLPGLLLYRSGRWLARACEIARLRHVYRAALAIAGPYAAIAGTLALVARTDAIEPSMPRALVMGFVIAFLAGGLGALRQLMRDKGVPVRDLLALMPARSRSLLVGMLASTSGLLLGGLLLFVVALAVSLPEVVETTRLLSPGIVGGALLIVIQLAYLPNAVVFAVCYALGPGFAVGELTVVAPTGVSVGQLPLFPMLAALPDNGAAPALSLVSLALPFVAGGFGGVLTQRSAPDVVREAAPLWGFVCGVTTGLLCAALAELAGGSLGAQRLTEVGPSAWQVGLVAALEVGVAAAIAAWIANWWYSRRLRLSAPEPERAAAAERERPAADLPPDVPVGEGLATVTPLRTREDEAPAEPEPSTLAQRHAEASSARERARAERAAERAARAQARRELRAARREARREVKREAGSTAGRGRPRWWQRRKDAEEEEMYGITYEAAPDEVDAPKN from the coding sequence GTGAGTACGCCAGGATCTCCCCCCGACCGCGGCCGCGCCCCGGAGCGGACCCGCCCCACCAGTGACACCGCCCCCGGCGGGTCGCGGCCGATCTACGCGACCGGTGGGATCGCCGCGGCGACCGCGGCGGGCAGCGGACTGGCCGTGATCGTCACGCTGACGATCATCGGCTGGGTGGCCGCGCCCCACGACGCCTTCGGCGAGGAGATCGTCGACCTCCTCCAGGGCGCCGTCCTGGCCTGGCTGGTGGGCCACCACGTGTCCTTCGCGATCCCGGACGGCCAGATCGGGCTCCTCCCGCTCGGCCTGGTCCTGCTCCCGGGACTGCTGCTGTACCGCTCGGGCCGCTGGCTGGCCCGCGCCTGCGAGATCGCCCGCCTGCGGCACGTGTACCGGGCGGCCCTGGCCATCGCAGGCCCCTACGCGGCCATCGCGGGCACGCTGGCGCTGGTGGCCCGCACCGACGCCATCGAGCCCAGCATGCCGCGCGCGCTCGTCATGGGCTTCGTGATCGCCTTCCTGGCGGGAGGGCTCGGAGCCCTGCGCCAGCTCATGCGCGACAAGGGCGTGCCCGTCCGCGACCTGCTGGCGCTGATGCCCGCCCGTTCGCGCTCACTCCTGGTGGGCATGCTCGCCTCCACCTCCGGGCTGCTGCTCGGCGGGCTGCTGCTGTTCGTGGTCGCGCTCGCGGTGAGCCTGCCCGAGGTCGTCGAGACCACGCGCTTGCTGTCCCCGGGGATCGTGGGCGGGGCGCTGCTGATCGTCATCCAGCTGGCGTACCTGCCCAACGCCGTGGTGTTCGCGGTCTGCTACGCGCTCGGCCCGGGGTTCGCGGTGGGGGAGCTGACCGTGGTCGCCCCCACGGGGGTGTCGGTGGGGCAGCTGCCGCTGTTCCCGATGCTCGCTGCCCTTCCGGACAACGGGGCGGCTCCGGCGTTGTCCCTGGTGTCGCTGGCGCTGCCGTTCGTCGCGGGCGGGTTCGGTGGTGTGCTGACCCAGCGCAGTGCCCCGGACGTGGTCCGGGAGGCCGCGCCGCTGTGGGGGTTCGTGTGCGGGGTGACGACGGGGCTGCTGTGCGCGGCGCTGGCCGAGCTGGCCGGCGGGTCGCTCGGCGCGCAGCGCCTCACCGAGGTGGGCCCGTCGGCGTGGCAGGTGGGCCTCGTGGCGGCGCTGGAGGTGGGAGTGGCCGCGGCGATCGCCGCGTGGATCGCCAACTGGTGGTACTCGCGCCGGCTGCGCCTGTCGGCTCCCGAGCCCGAGCGGGCCGCCGCCGCGGAACGCGAGCGTCCGGCGGCGGACCTGCCCCCGGACGTCCCGGTCGGCGAGGGGCTGGCCACGGTCACGCCGCTGCGGACCCGGGAGGACGAGGCGCCGGCCGAACCCGAGCCGTCCACGCTCGCCCAGCGCCACGCGGAGGCGAGCAGCGCGCGGGAGCGCGCCCGGGCGGAGCGGGCCGCCGAGCGCGCGGCCCGCGCGCAGGCGCGTCGGGAGCTGCGGGCGGCGCGCAGGGAGGCCAGACGCGAGGTCAAACGCGAGGCCGGGAGTACGGCCGGGCGCGGGCGCCCGCGCTGGTGGCAGCGCAGGAAGGACGCCGAGGAGGAGGAGATGTACGGCATCACCTACGAGGCGGCGCCCGACGAGGTGGACGCGCCCAAGAACTGA
- a CDS encoding cobalamin B12-binding domain-containing protein, which translates to MSKGAARVVVAKPGLDGHDRGVKIVARVLRDAGVEVIYTGLRQTPEMIVAAALQEDADAIGLSVLSGAHMTMFGRVMELLKENDATDIRVFGGGIIPDADIEELERMGVARVFTPGAPTSEIADWVRENIRPAHAA; encoded by the coding sequence ATGTCAAAGGGTGCCGCACGGGTCGTCGTCGCCAAACCGGGCCTGGACGGGCATGACCGCGGGGTCAAGATCGTGGCCCGCGTGCTGCGGGACGCGGGTGTGGAGGTCATCTACACCGGACTGCGGCAGACCCCGGAGATGATCGTGGCCGCCGCCCTGCAGGAGGACGCCGACGCGATCGGGCTGTCGGTACTGTCCGGGGCGCACATGACCATGTTCGGCCGGGTCATGGAGCTGCTGAAGGAGAACGACGCCACGGACATCCGGGTGTTCGGCGGGGGGATCATCCCCGACGCCGACATCGAGGAGCTGGAGCGCATGGGTGTCGCGCGCGTCTTCACGCCGGGCGCGCCGACCTCGGAGATCGCCGACTGGGTGCGCGAGAACATCCGTCCCGCCCACGCCGCCTGA